Proteins from a genomic interval of Cognatishimia sp. WU-CL00825:
- a CDS encoding tripartite tricarboxylate transporter TctB family protein: MSSNATAKSEIAFAIVLIAFSGLIYFGTADLPPPKFEPLGSAALPRALSGIMALLSLIMIGRAIYQLQRSKPEAQPKPNTIKSHNMLSLVVFLATLVFVAVMDLGLLGFNIAGIIFLTIVAWLMTHRDMRKLPWIAGYSVVMITACTYVFTKFFYINLP, from the coding sequence ATGTCATCCAACGCGACCGCAAAGTCTGAAATTGCCTTTGCTATTGTCTTAATCGCCTTTAGTGGTCTGATTTATTTTGGCACCGCTGATTTGCCTCCTCCGAAGTTTGAGCCCCTCGGTTCAGCAGCGTTGCCACGCGCGCTTTCTGGCATCATGGCGTTGCTTTCATTGATCATGATAGGCCGGGCGATATACCAGCTTCAGCGTTCAAAACCTGAAGCGCAACCAAAGCCCAATACGATCAAATCGCACAACATGCTGTCGTTGGTTGTTTTTCTTGCGACTCTTGTTTTTGTAGCGGTGATGGATTTGGGTCTCCTCGGCTTCAACATAGCGGGCATCATCTTTTTGACCATTGTGGCTTGGCTGATGACGCATCGCGATATGCGAAAGCTTCCATGGATTGCCGGATATTCAGTCGTGATGATCACGGCCTGCACATATGTCTTCACAAAATTTTTCTACATCAACCTACCTTAA
- a CDS encoding sulfatase-like hydrolase/transferase — translation MSKTGADTRPNILWFCADQMRYDTISALGNAEIETPNIDRLMKIGTTFEKCYVQNQICTPSRASFLTGRYPAAHRVYRNGNAYFPKTEKLVTKTFAENGYDCGLIGKLHLSTASKFEQRPDDGYRIFEWCQNPGWEKVPGSNAYWTWLREKGEDPSQLFSGKPPYLSVGVPAELHQMAWLAERAIQFMQEDRDGPWMLSLNPFDPHPPFNPPPETMDRFGDGQDLAPPLFQETDIAHQKRFFDVRTQKRVAVNPLLSPTERAAHVIPEGDKRGAKPPDRFDGLKVKAAYYAMIENLDAQFGRILDHLEATGEIDNTVIVFTSDHGEMLGDHGLLYKGCRFFEGLIRVPLVMTGPGIPRDIRSEVMAESVDIAPTLLSLVGIEIDKSIQGMSFTDTVFEGADFHKETVVTDFNDSLGSSEVTHDTRASMTCDGRYKLVVYHSHPGLGELFDLQEDPNEFRCLWDDPKYSELKAKLIARHLDRMMGTLSAGPERVAVA, via the coding sequence ATGAGCAAGACCGGCGCAGATACCCGTCCAAATATCCTTTGGTTTTGCGCAGATCAGATGCGCTACGATACCATCTCGGCATTGGGAAATGCCGAGATCGAGACACCCAACATTGATCGATTGATGAAGATTGGGACAACTTTCGAAAAATGCTATGTGCAGAACCAGATATGCACGCCGAGTCGCGCAAGTTTTCTGACGGGGCGGTATCCAGCAGCACATCGCGTATATCGCAACGGAAACGCCTATTTCCCAAAGACCGAAAAACTGGTGACTAAGACATTTGCCGAAAACGGTTATGACTGCGGTTTGATCGGCAAGCTACATCTCTCAACGGCCTCTAAATTCGAACAACGCCCTGACGATGGGTATCGGATTTTTGAGTGGTGCCAGAACCCTGGTTGGGAGAAGGTGCCAGGCAGCAACGCATATTGGACATGGCTTCGCGAAAAAGGCGAAGATCCAAGCCAATTGTTCTCTGGAAAACCACCGTATCTTTCTGTTGGTGTTCCAGCAGAGTTGCACCAAATGGCTTGGCTGGCAGAGCGGGCGATCCAATTCATGCAAGAGGATCGGGATGGCCCATGGATGCTGAGTTTGAATCCATTTGATCCGCACCCTCCCTTTAACCCGCCACCAGAAACAATGGATCGCTTTGGAGACGGACAGGATTTGGCCCCACCTCTGTTTCAAGAGACAGATATTGCCCACCAAAAAAGGTTCTTTGATGTTCGGACGCAAAAGCGCGTAGCGGTAAATCCGTTGTTATCGCCAACTGAGCGTGCAGCGCATGTCATTCCCGAAGGGGATAAACGTGGCGCAAAGCCGCCTGACCGCTTTGATGGACTCAAGGTCAAAGCGGCGTACTATGCGATGATCGAAAATCTTGATGCGCAATTTGGCCGAATTCTTGATCACCTCGAAGCTACCGGAGAAATCGATAATACTGTCATCGTATTTACAAGCGACCATGGAGAAATGCTTGGCGATCATGGATTGCTTTACAAAGGTTGTCGCTTTTTTGAAGGGTTAATTCGTGTACCCCTAGTGATGACAGGCCCAGGTATTCCGCGCGATATACGCTCTGAAGTAATGGCGGAAAGCGTTGATATCGCACCAACTTTGCTTTCTTTGGTTGGAATTGAAATCGACAAATCCATCCAAGGTATGTCTTTCACGGATACTGTCTTTGAGGGTGCGGATTTTCACAAAGAAACAGTTGTAACCGACTTCAATGACTCGCTTGGCAGTAGCGAGGTTACGCATGATACGCGCGCTAGCATGACTTGTGACGGGCGATATAAGCTAGTTGTTTATCATTCACATCCTGGCCTTGGCGAACTCTTTGATTTGCAAGAAGATCCCAATGAGTTTCGGTGCCTCTGGGACGATCCGAAATACTCCGAGCTCAAGGCAAAGCTAATTGCGCGTCATTTGGATCGCATGATGGGAACCCTGTCTGCTGGCCCAGAACGGGTGGCTGTCGCATGA
- a CDS encoding FCD domain-containing protein, with protein sequence MSVKTYQKLAATLEQQIRRGELKPMSRLPSERELAKTHEVSRTTVREALMALEAGGLLQIKDRSGAYVQPVVDAQSGFLSKLEKQPGPHEVLQMRRLIEGESCFLAALNGSEAALREIAEANAANAAVPPNDTPEFHEGTRRFHMSIAKASENSLFHDLLDFLWEQKSGPLWENWYGTTRSRKNRITVIANNQEVTDAILARRPQAARTSMQRHIDWMISRFLSY encoded by the coding sequence ATGTCGGTGAAGACATATCAAAAGCTAGCTGCGACTTTGGAGCAGCAAATTCGCCGCGGTGAATTGAAGCCGATGTCTCGGCTACCTTCCGAACGAGAACTTGCCAAAACGCACGAAGTAAGTCGGACGACTGTTCGCGAAGCATTGATGGCTTTGGAAGCAGGAGGCCTGCTCCAGATCAAGGATCGGTCAGGTGCCTATGTGCAGCCAGTCGTGGATGCTCAATCTGGCTTCCTCTCTAAGTTAGAAAAGCAACCGGGCCCGCATGAAGTCCTTCAAATGCGTAGACTGATTGAAGGCGAATCTTGCTTTTTGGCGGCGCTAAACGGATCAGAAGCAGCCCTACGCGAGATAGCCGAAGCAAATGCGGCCAACGCAGCTGTACCGCCAAATGATACGCCTGAATTTCACGAAGGCACACGGCGTTTTCATATGAGTATCGCGAAGGCATCCGAAAATTCGCTTTTCCATGATTTGCTCGATTTTCTTTGGGAGCAAAAGAGCGGGCCGTTATGGGAGAACTGGTATGGAACAACACGGTCGCGCAAAAATCGTATCACAGTGATCGCGAACAATCAGGAAGTAACCGACGCGATTTTGGCGCGCCGGCCTCAAGCGGCACGAACGTCGATGCAAAGGCACATTGATTGGATGATTTCCAGGTTTCTTAGCTATTAA
- a CDS encoding YqiJ family protein, whose translation MFNSFLAPEAIPFAIALAVVAGLFILEILSALLGVTVLGLGGEGPDIDIDPDFDLSMDIDVDGNIDFDALSVTGDIADSPIAPSGVLTWIGARDVPFLIWLVSFLTTFGLIGLIIQSITTGLIGGPMFMWLAVALTIVPALSVTRLIANWVALIMPKTESSAMRTRFLGGHRGTITQGTASRGKPAEAKIKDRHDNIHYIRVEPLEDDGVFRQGSDVTLIRKRGDKFFVI comes from the coding sequence ATGTTTAATTCATTTTTGGCTCCAGAAGCCATCCCATTTGCGATTGCACTTGCCGTTGTTGCCGGCCTATTCATCCTTGAAATCCTGAGTGCTCTTTTGGGAGTTACGGTCCTTGGCCTTGGTGGCGAAGGGCCGGATATTGATATCGACCCAGACTTCGATTTGAGTATGGATATTGATGTTGATGGTAACATCGATTTTGACGCACTGAGTGTGACGGGCGACATAGCTGATAGCCCCATTGCGCCATCTGGTGTCCTGACTTGGATCGGCGCGCGCGATGTGCCCTTCCTGATCTGGCTTGTGTCCTTTCTAACAACTTTTGGTCTGATTGGTCTGATTATTCAGTCCATAACGACGGGACTCATTGGAGGTCCAATGTTCATGTGGCTGGCGGTGGCGCTTACTATTGTACCCGCTCTTAGCGTCACACGCCTCATTGCCAATTGGGTCGCTTTGATTATGCCCAAAACAGAAAGCAGCGCGATGCGCACCCGATTTTTGGGTGGTCATCGCGGCACGATTACCCAAGGGACCGCCAGTCGCGGCAAACCCGCCGAGGCTAAGATCAAAGACCGTCACGATAACATCCACTATATCAGGGTCGAACCATTGGAAGACGATGGCGTTTTCCGACAGGGCAGTGATGTAACGCTTATTCGCAAGCGTGGTGACAAATTCTTTGTCATCTAA
- a CDS encoding flotillin domain-containing protein has translation MDIISILTFAGIIVGLLIFIGLIMARLYKRATRETSLVKTGSGGKKVIMDGGTIVVPFLHEISMVNMKTLRLEVARVNEQSLITKDRMRVDVGVEFYVSVNATEDGISRAAQTLGDRTFHVDQLREMIEGKLIDGLRAVAAQMTMDELHENRASFVQEVQNAISEDLLKNGLELEAVSLTALDQTPFEQLDENNAFNAVGMQKLAAVIATSRKERAEITAEADVSVARSEMEAEKLKYQIDREQQEASITQIREIQSLQASQEAEIARNQEASDQAKDQARIERERAVRASEIERERTIREAEIAKERELEVADQERQIIVARKSEEESQARASADNARAEAKKASEAIETARAVAEAERQKQIALIEAQKEAERQATGIRLAAQAEKDAASDRAAAKLEEAQADANAIIVRADAKKTDLLATAEGQTAIANSENELSAEIIAMKIRLASLEALPGIVAEMVKPAEKIDSIKIHQVTGMGGGQSNGETMGKGGTPVNQALDSVLGMALQMPAMQALGKELGISLENGIAGVVESTLENPVASDETVPPMNSEAETMQ, from the coding sequence ATGGATATAATTTCAATTCTTACTTTCGCGGGTATCATTGTCGGCCTGCTTATTTTTATCGGCCTAATCATGGCGCGTCTTTATAAGCGCGCAACCCGCGAAACCAGTTTGGTAAAGACCGGGTCGGGTGGCAAAAAAGTTATCATGGATGGCGGCACTATTGTTGTGCCGTTCCTACATGAAATTTCGATGGTCAACATGAAGACCCTGCGCCTTGAAGTGGCCCGAGTGAACGAACAGTCGTTGATCACCAAAGACCGTATGCGTGTCGACGTTGGGGTTGAATTCTACGTCTCGGTTAACGCGACCGAAGATGGGATTTCTCGTGCGGCGCAGACCCTTGGAGATCGCACCTTTCATGTAGATCAGCTGCGCGAGATGATTGAGGGTAAGCTGATTGACGGGCTACGTGCCGTTGCGGCCCAGATGACCATGGATGAATTGCATGAAAACCGTGCCAGCTTTGTCCAGGAGGTGCAGAATGCGATTTCTGAAGATCTGCTGAAAAACGGTCTGGAACTAGAAGCTGTTTCTTTGACCGCTTTGGATCAAACCCCATTTGAACAGCTGGATGAAAACAATGCGTTTAATGCCGTTGGTATGCAGAAACTGGCCGCTGTAATCGCGACATCGCGTAAGGAACGCGCTGAAATTACGGCGGAAGCAGACGTATCTGTTGCGCGCTCAGAAATGGAGGCTGAAAAGCTGAAGTATCAGATTGACCGCGAACAACAAGAAGCCTCTATCACGCAAATCCGCGAAATCCAGTCGCTTCAAGCCAGTCAAGAGGCCGAGATTGCACGCAATCAAGAAGCCTCTGATCAGGCCAAAGATCAGGCCCGCATTGAACGCGAACGTGCGGTGCGTGCATCCGAGATTGAACGCGAACGGACCATCCGTGAAGCTGAGATCGCGAAAGAGCGTGAATTGGAGGTTGCAGACCAAGAACGTCAGATCATTGTTGCGCGAAAATCTGAAGAAGAAAGCCAAGCGCGTGCATCAGCGGATAACGCCCGAGCTGAAGCTAAAAAAGCATCAGAAGCAATTGAAACTGCCCGCGCTGTTGCAGAGGCAGAGCGTCAGAAACAGATTGCATTGATTGAAGCTCAAAAAGAAGCCGAGCGTCAGGCGACGGGTATCCGTCTTGCGGCTCAGGCTGAAAAGGATGCGGCAAGTGACCGAGCTGCGGCGAAGTTGGAGGAAGCTCAGGCTGATGCTAACGCGATTATTGTTCGCGCCGACGCAAAAAAGACCGATTTACTAGCCACAGCCGAAGGTCAGACCGCGATTGCCAACTCTGAGAATGAACTAAGCGCCGAGATCATCGCAATGAAGATTCGCCTTGCAAGTCTTGAGGCGCTGCCTGGGATTGTGGCCGAAATGGTCAAGCCCGCAGAAAAGATCGACTCGATCAAAATTCATCAAGTCACAGGCATGGGTGGCGGACAAAGCAATGGTGAGACCATGGGCAAAGGTGGAACGCCTGTAAACCAAGCACTGGACTCTGTTTTGGGTATGGCCCTGCAGATGCCCGCGATGCAGGCGCTGGGAAAAGAACTGGGGATCAGCTTGGAGAACGGTATAGCTGGTGTCGTTGAATCGACCCTTGAAAACCCAGTCGCTTCCGATGAAACCGTCCCACCAATGAACTCCGAAGCTGAGACAATGCAATAA
- a CDS encoding 2-dehydro-3-deoxygalactonokinase — MFDWGTSNLRVYVVEASGKILERKEWPLGVKFSEPSQLPMRFTEIMERLEAQFCCQYALLIGMIGSGMGWRDVPMLHGPLSIAEHASRLFPLDGTDAYIVPGVTAPSVVGLTDMMRGEETQAYGALRLLQKSNLLLCMPGTHSKWVSLKDNLIHGITTSITGELFELLSNNSVLHEQLRDAGSSFDQTGFREGLEIAKSGLGAQNLAFSVRPRALVNCKSIQANASSYLSGILIGSEILAMKTAFGVSEIAIIAEMGLAKLYEIACGTFAISAMVLDGAEAVCAGASKLHSAHHALKD; from the coding sequence GTGTTTGATTGGGGCACATCGAATTTGCGCGTTTACGTTGTTGAGGCAAGTGGGAAAATATTAGAGCGCAAAGAATGGCCTCTTGGGGTTAAGTTCTCTGAACCATCACAATTGCCTATGCGATTTACCGAAATCATGGAGCGACTCGAAGCTCAATTTTGTTGCCAATATGCGCTGTTGATAGGCATGATCGGTAGCGGCATGGGTTGGCGCGATGTACCAATGTTGCACGGTCCGCTTAGCATTGCAGAACATGCCTCAAGACTTTTCCCACTGGATGGAACTGACGCATACATTGTGCCCGGCGTGACAGCACCTTCGGTAGTAGGCTTAACCGATATGATGCGCGGAGAAGAAACGCAGGCCTATGGCGCGCTAAGATTGCTACAGAAAAGCAATCTATTGTTATGTATGCCGGGTACCCATTCCAAATGGGTTAGTCTCAAAGACAACTTAATTCACGGTATCACTACCAGTATAACTGGTGAACTTTTTGAGCTCTTGTCAAACAATAGTGTTTTGCATGAACAGCTTAGGGATGCCGGTTCTTCGTTTGATCAAACCGGATTTCGCGAAGGCCTAGAGATCGCGAAGTCAGGCCTTGGTGCCCAAAACCTTGCATTTTCTGTCCGCCCGCGCGCATTAGTGAACTGCAAATCGATCCAAGCCAATGCATCGAGTTACCTTTCAGGAATCTTAATTGGCTCTGAAATATTGGCCATGAAAACTGCTTTTGGCGTCTCCGAAATAGCAATTATTGCTGAGATGGGCTTAGCTAAACTGTATGAAATAGCTTGTGGTACATTCGCAATCTCAGCCATGGTGTTGGACGGCGCAGAGGCTGTTTGCGCAGGTGCGTCCAAGCTGCACAGCGCACACCATGCGCTTAAGGATTAA
- a CDS encoding tripartite tricarboxylate transporter permease, translating to MQFFDALLYLMAPLPFVLVFSGVALGIVVGSIPGLTTTMLITLTLPLTFFMDSVNAIMLLVGMYVGGVSGSQISATLLRMPGTPSSIMTTFDGYPLTQQGKAARALGLGITASFVGGMISFVFLALLAPPFAKLAITFGPWEYFTMVLMALVMLSSLSQGSLLKGLIAACLGMLIHMPGIDPSAGTTRLTFGFTPLESGLSLLPVLIGAFAVSQIFKDIIKIDEIPPKAELERGNMFLSLHDIRKFSSNFMRSSIIGTWIGILPGIGSNIASMLSYSAARSASKEPEKFGTGHEPGVVAAETANNAAVGGALIPLITLGIPGSVVDAILIGALIIHNLEPGPLLFINNPEIAYGVIAAYLVGNIVMFGIMMVSVAHIAKVLYVPRAYLLSTIIVFCVVGIFAVGNSFFDVWIMLGLGVLGFCMERIKMPLGPFVIGFVLAPIAEEQLRSGLMSTGGSLEPLFTRPFAASFLAISIASLCWPLVKTLLQHRATRAAN from the coding sequence ATGCAGTTTTTTGACGCACTTTTGTATCTAATGGCACCATTGCCATTTGTGCTCGTTTTCAGCGGCGTTGCGCTTGGGATCGTCGTTGGCTCGATCCCGGGTTTGACAACAACGATGTTGATCACACTGACTTTACCGCTGACATTCTTCATGGACAGTGTGAACGCGATCATGTTGCTCGTAGGGATGTATGTTGGCGGCGTGTCAGGAAGCCAAATTTCAGCAACGTTGTTGCGAATGCCAGGCACCCCATCTTCCATTATGACGACATTTGATGGCTATCCGCTGACCCAACAGGGCAAAGCCGCCCGCGCGTTGGGTTTAGGAATTACAGCCTCATTTGTTGGCGGGATGATCTCGTTTGTTTTCCTTGCTTTGCTTGCGCCACCCTTTGCCAAGTTGGCGATTACATTTGGTCCTTGGGAATACTTCACCATGGTCCTGATGGCGTTGGTAATGCTGTCCAGCCTAAGCCAAGGCTCCTTACTCAAAGGCTTAATTGCCGCTTGTCTTGGTATGTTAATCCATATGCCCGGTATTGACCCTAGCGCGGGAACAACGCGATTGACTTTTGGCTTCACTCCTTTGGAAAGTGGTCTCAGCTTATTGCCCGTTCTAATCGGTGCCTTTGCGGTAAGCCAGATTTTCAAGGATATCATTAAGATAGATGAAATCCCTCCGAAAGCAGAGCTAGAACGCGGCAATATGTTCCTAAGCTTGCACGATATTCGCAAATTCTCGTCCAACTTCATGCGCTCAAGCATCATTGGGACGTGGATTGGTATCTTGCCTGGCATTGGATCAAACATCGCATCTATGCTGTCGTACTCCGCAGCACGCAGCGCGTCAAAAGAACCGGAAAAGTTTGGAACGGGCCATGAACCAGGTGTTGTTGCCGCGGAAACAGCAAACAATGCAGCGGTTGGTGGGGCGCTAATTCCTCTGATTACATTGGGAATTCCGGGATCAGTGGTCGACGCGATTTTAATTGGCGCATTGATTATTCACAATCTCGAGCCAGGGCCATTGTTGTTCATCAACAATCCCGAAATTGCCTATGGCGTAATAGCGGCATATCTCGTCGGGAACATCGTGATGTTTGGCATTATGATGGTTAGCGTGGCCCATATTGCCAAGGTTCTTTATGTGCCACGGGCCTATCTACTTTCGACGATCATTGTGTTCTGTGTGGTTGGTATTTTTGCCGTCGGTAACAGTTTCTTTGATGTGTGGATCATGCTTGGCTTAGGTGTCTTGGGCTTTTGCATGGAGCGGATCAAAATGCCTCTGGGCCCGTTCGTCATCGGATTTGTTCTGGCTCCGATCGCAGAAGAACAGCTCCGGTCTGGCCTGATGTCTACGGGTGGTAGTCTCGAGCCGCTATTCACAAGGCCTTTCGCTGCCAGCTTCTTAGCTATCTCGATCGCGAGTCTGTGTTGGCCATTGGTGAAAACTCTTCTGCAACATCGCGCAACGCGCGCAGCGAACTAA
- a CDS encoding tripartite tricarboxylate transporter substrate binding protein yields the protein MEFTKFIKRKTVGAIIALAIASTPNLVLADFPEAPVKVYVGFKPGGRTDTIARKISNYINEKDLLGQPMIIVNKPGAASANAAREVLAAGGDGHTIMHWSHGMLISNSMGVNDISPDDFTSLGFTGGGSPVWAVRSDSPYETFDDLVKALQAEPESLVEAVGIGTVPHLVGVQVASAADFKTRLIGAPGGADRLARLLGGNADIALFAATEYLKFEPNGIRALVYFGANRLATLPNVPTASELGYDVVWANPAWWLAPPNLDEAAAAKLQSVLKTAIESDEMQTWFKENSLDPYWTEGDTALSESSKVLEGLKVVVSENGISK from the coding sequence ATGGAATTTACTAAATTCATCAAACGAAAGACGGTTGGTGCGATAATTGCTTTGGCAATCGCTTCAACTCCAAATTTGGTATTGGCTGATTTCCCCGAGGCTCCGGTGAAGGTGTACGTTGGTTTTAAGCCAGGTGGACGTACTGATACGATTGCCCGCAAGATTTCAAATTATATCAATGAGAAAGACCTTCTTGGTCAGCCCATGATAATCGTGAACAAGCCTGGTGCAGCTTCTGCAAATGCTGCCCGTGAAGTGCTTGCCGCCGGCGGGGACGGCCACACGATTATGCATTGGTCACATGGCATGCTGATTTCCAATTCAATGGGAGTGAACGACATTTCACCAGATGACTTTACGTCACTTGGTTTTACCGGTGGCGGTAGTCCTGTTTGGGCTGTGCGTTCAGACTCTCCGTACGAAACCTTCGATGATCTGGTTAAAGCCCTGCAGGCAGAGCCGGAAAGCTTGGTTGAAGCAGTTGGCATTGGAACCGTGCCGCACCTCGTTGGTGTTCAAGTTGCTAGCGCTGCAGATTTCAAAACACGGTTGATCGGCGCACCAGGTGGTGCTGATCGTTTGGCTCGTTTACTTGGCGGAAATGCTGACATCGCACTATTTGCTGCCACGGAATACTTGAAGTTTGAGCCCAATGGCATTCGTGCACTGGTCTATTTTGGTGCGAACCGCCTGGCGACTTTGCCTAATGTGCCAACCGCATCAGAATTAGGATACGACGTGGTTTGGGCAAACCCGGCATGGTGGTTGGCACCGCCAAATCTCGATGAAGCCGCCGCCGCTAAGCTTCAGTCTGTGCTAAAGACAGCAATAGAAAGCGATGAGATGCAAACCTGGTTCAAAGAGAACTCGCTAGATCCATATTGGACCGAAGGTGATACAGCGTTGAGTGAATCCAGCAAGGTACTTGAGGGTCTGAAAGTTGTCGTCTCTGAAAACGGCATCTCTAAATAG
- the yacG gene encoding DNA gyrase inhibitor YacG → MSCPICKKTTSETYRPFCSKRCADIDLGKWLSGGYTYPTEPEEGQEAGLLQPGNKDNQLH, encoded by the coding sequence ATGAGCTGCCCAATTTGCAAAAAGACGACCTCTGAAACCTATCGGCCTTTCTGCTCCAAACGTTGCGCTGACATCGACCTGGGAAAGTGGCTAAGTGGCGGTTATACTTATCCAACTGAGCCAGAAGAGGGCCAAGAAGCAGGTCTTTTGCAACCCGGAAATAAAGACAATCAACTTCACTGA
- a CDS encoding DsbA family protein, with translation MTRDLPFFVTLRSPYSYLATDRVIGLAKKHSLDLVLKPVYPLAIREPQFFSKGNPALLNYLRTDAERTAAMLGIPFDWPAPDPIVQNLETGEIAQDQPYIRQLTRLLAAACRAGLGVQVYQAVGALLFGQNGSWTRSGALEAAVKSAGGDWFSLNQHAKVHSDRFDELLARNAQELKCAGHWGTPTLLFENEVFFGQDRLEMCDWYISKSSSEI, from the coding sequence ATGACGCGAGATTTGCCTTTTTTTGTAACTCTTCGATCACCTTATTCATATTTGGCAACGGATCGGGTGATCGGCCTTGCCAAAAAGCACAGTTTGGATTTGGTCCTCAAGCCAGTTTATCCTTTGGCTATTCGAGAACCACAGTTCTTTTCAAAAGGTAATCCGGCTCTGCTGAACTATCTGCGAACCGACGCGGAACGGACGGCTGCAATGCTGGGTATTCCCTTTGATTGGCCGGCCCCAGATCCGATTGTCCAGAACCTTGAAACAGGCGAGATTGCGCAAGATCAGCCCTACATCCGGCAGCTGACGCGTTTGCTGGCAGCCGCTTGTCGGGCCGGCTTGGGAGTGCAGGTTTATCAAGCTGTTGGCGCCCTTTTGTTTGGCCAAAACGGTAGTTGGACGCGGTCTGGAGCGTTAGAAGCAGCCGTGAAATCGGCAGGAGGCGACTGGTTTAGTCTCAATCAACATGCAAAGGTACATTCTGATCGTTTTGATGAATTGTTGGCCCGAAACGCCCAAGAATTAAAATGCGCTGGGCATTGGGGTACACCAACTTTGCTATTTGAAAACGAAGTTTTTTTTGGACAGGATCGGCTTGAAATGTGCGATTGGTATATCTCAAAATCTTCCTCAGAAATTTGA
- a CDS encoding helix-turn-helix domain-containing protein, producing MPDFMQRRRWARLLDRCAVRFADHSVPERGWIATMRLALGMSAEQVATRKGVSRNAIYQAERSEKEGAVSLKQMENLARAMGGTFVYAIIPDAPIDQIKYAQAKRRAQALAHEEPGYASWSADEQQDWIDDTTAQLLHDMPSDFWDDQF from the coding sequence ATGCCTGACTTTATGCAACGCCGACGCTGGGCTCGTCTGCTTGACCGCTGTGCAGTACGGTTTGCTGATCATTCCGTACCTGAAAGGGGATGGATTGCGACGATGCGGCTTGCGTTGGGCATGTCGGCTGAGCAAGTTGCTACGCGCAAAGGCGTTTCGCGCAACGCCATCTACCAGGCCGAACGCAGCGAAAAAGAAGGGGCAGTGTCCCTTAAGCAGATGGAAAATCTTGCCAGGGCGATGGGCGGTACTTTCGTCTATGCCATAATCCCCGACGCGCCCATCGATCAAATCAAATATGCACAAGCCAAGCGCCGCGCCCAAGCACTTGCCCATGAAGAACCTGGGTATGCAAGTTGGTCCGCAGATGAACAGCAGGACTGGATTGATGACACAACTGCCCAACTGCTCCATGATATGCCTAGCGACTTTTGGGACGATCAGTTTTGA